Proteins co-encoded in one Rhizobium sp. NZLR1 genomic window:
- a CDS encoding O-antigen translocase: protein MTLRITPPTSQTYTQILKSTMLMGGASLVNVALSIIRNKAMAVLLGPEGIGLMGLYSSIVDIAQSIAGLGVGGSGVRQVAEAAGTGDAARIAQSATVLRRISVVLALLGALLLAALAYPVSGFTFGDYQHVGGIVLLSLAVFFRLVSAGQSALIQGMRGIADLARINVLAGLFGTAVSIPLIYLFGIQAIAPSLVVIAAASILPTWWYSRRIFPNPSPMSTRQFSGEVSALLRLGFVFMASGLLTFGAAYAIRIIVLKEGGVMAAGLYQAAWGLGGLYAGFILQAMGTDFYPRLTATIDNNAECNRLVNEQAEISMLLAGPGLLGTLTLAPLMMSLFYSAEFHGAVELLRWICLGMMLRIISWPMGFIVVAKRTQAIFFWTEVAAAVVHVGLAWLFVSLLGTQGAGMAFFGLYVWHSILIYGIVRKLTGFRWSAANRRHALLFLPASAVVFLTFSIMPLWPATVIGFVAVVLCGLYSLRMLIDLLPPESVPATIRGWLTKSA, encoded by the coding sequence ATGACTTTGCGCATCACCCCACCCACCAGCCAGACCTACACTCAGATCCTCAAGTCGACGATGCTGATGGGCGGCGCTTCGCTCGTGAATGTCGCACTCAGCATTATCAGAAACAAGGCGATGGCCGTTCTGCTCGGGCCGGAAGGCATCGGGCTTATGGGCCTTTATAGCTCGATCGTCGATATCGCGCAGTCTATCGCGGGTCTGGGCGTTGGCGGCAGTGGCGTGCGTCAGGTCGCGGAGGCTGCCGGCACCGGCGACGCAGCGAGGATTGCCCAGTCGGCGACCGTACTGAGACGTATATCGGTGGTGCTGGCGCTGCTTGGCGCGCTTCTTCTGGCCGCTTTGGCATATCCTGTCTCAGGTTTCACCTTTGGTGATTACCAGCACGTCGGCGGCATTGTGCTGCTGTCGCTCGCCGTTTTCTTCCGGCTGGTATCTGCGGGGCAGAGTGCATTGATCCAAGGCATGCGCGGCATTGCGGATCTTGCTCGCATCAACGTGCTTGCCGGGCTCTTCGGTACAGCCGTGAGTATCCCGCTGATCTACCTGTTCGGGATCCAGGCGATCGCACCGTCGCTCGTGGTAATTGCAGCTGCCTCCATCCTTCCGACCTGGTGGTACAGCCGGCGGATCTTCCCGAATCCCTCGCCCATGTCGACGCGCCAGTTCAGCGGGGAGGTGTCGGCGCTGCTCCGGCTCGGTTTCGTCTTCATGGCAAGCGGACTTCTGACCTTTGGTGCGGCCTATGCCATCCGCATCATCGTGCTGAAGGAGGGCGGCGTCATGGCGGCGGGATTGTATCAAGCAGCTTGGGGCCTCGGCGGTCTTTACGCCGGTTTCATCCTGCAGGCCATGGGAACGGATTTCTATCCGCGCCTGACCGCAACGATCGACAACAATGCCGAATGCAATCGGCTGGTCAATGAACAGGCCGAAATCAGCATGCTGCTCGCTGGCCCCGGCCTGCTCGGCACGCTGACGCTCGCGCCGCTCATGATGAGCCTGTTCTATTCGGCGGAATTTCACGGGGCAGTCGAGCTTCTGCGCTGGATCTGCCTTGGAATGATGCTGCGGATTATTTCCTGGCCGATGGGTTTCATCGTCGTGGCGAAGCGTACCCAAGCGATTTTCTTCTGGACGGAAGTTGCGGCGGCAGTCGTGCACGTGGGGCTTGCCTGGCTCTTCGTATCGCTGCTCGGTACGCAAGGAGCCGGCATGGCGTTTTTTGGCCTCTATGTCTGGCACAGCATCCTGATCTATGGGATCGTGCGGAAGCTGACCGGTTTTCGCTGGTCCGCCGCCAATCGCAGACACGCGCTGCTTTTCTTGCCCGCATCGGCAGTGGTTTTCCTGACGTTCTCAATTATGCCGCTATGGCCGGCGACGGTGATTGGCTTCGTCGCCGTCGTTCTCTGCGGGCTCTATTCGCTGCGCATGCTGATCGACCTGCTTCCGCCGGAGTCCGTGCCAGCAACCATCCGCGGATGGCTCACGAAATCGGCATAA
- a CDS encoding DUF4082 domain-containing protein, with the protein MYRNARRWTSRSLLLDSLVPRWLTVGGKERPRKPAGKHGDDAQLAAEVQTADGNKQAPLVGDPHKDAALNEHEVGQSAGVNGDADGRADDSLVAPPLPDAFAINREIGERSGDRAASVLSVHMPDFAHFEGNANGVAFGAASPLLRTYAGMNLIGDDPLAPYLPQSPSPTASSHGSATVASERAHSGKVVILESTPTAQTTGQHAGANALAFGMPFGVCGCGYYTSPTRILDWAHGGALLQQDGQLPGTRLTEGPDYVESIKKAIGASVSDPLLDRSLSPLSGWRGTANWTESTALNGSLPGGGETGKGTTTKGVGILSGSVTTPPQPSAQRSLTTQNLAAAAATASNAIVLENQKQGNPESEWGIDGAGSTNIEGFATDISVDNGKTVSFKINTNSTNYRIDIYRLGYYGGMGARKVATMQHTGLQTQPNPLRNATTGTVDAGNWAVSASWAVPDDAVSGVYIAKLVRQDGTSGENQIPFIVRDDASHSDIVFQTADETWQAYNGWGGANFYGGNGPATGQGAGRAYAVSYNRPIATRGGVGTYAGPQDYLFGAEYAGISWLEQNGYDVSYMSGVDADRYGSLLLNHKTYIDAGHDEYWSGQQRTNVEAARDAGVNLMFWSGNEVYWRTRWGNAYSADGTPYRTLISYKETWGPPGTSLDPSDQWTGTFRDPRLSPPAIGGGNPENSLTGQLFKVDDVGSNLGAITVGYDDANLRFWRNTSVANLQPGQTATLTKNYLGYEWDEAPDNGFDPAGLVKLSSTTLPVSSYLLDYGNTTGNATATHNLTLYRAPSGALVFGAGTVYWTWGLSDNHDNEATATDPRVQQAMVNLLADMGIQPGTLQSGLAAATGSTDHVAPTSVITGPSAATVGSTVTITGTATDTGGGVIASVEVSTDNGASWHPATGDENWTYTWSPQVAGSYTIRSRAVDDNINLETPSTGRTVTVTGASFTSLFGAATPAVVNTDDTSAVELGVKFQTSVAGTVTGIRFYKGSLDTGTHTGSLWSSTGTRVATLTFTNETASGWQTAYFTSPVSLTPGQTYTASYHTNTGNYSTTTDYFIANVTSGPLTAPASGNGVYTYGSASLYPTSTFQSTNYWVDVMFTTPSSNTTPTAVADVGNATEKGGVANGSGGVVASGNVLTNDTDPDAGDTKTVTAVIFGATSGTLGTALSGTYGSLVLSASGAYSYAVNESNTAVQGLRQSTNTLSDVFSYTMRDTAGATATASLTVTIHGANDAPVLAVQTVAQNATVGSAFSFVLPTTTFTDVDSGETLTYSATAADGTALPAWLSFNATTRTFSGTPTASGTYGVKVTATDLGGLAANESFNVAVSTPGNTPPTAVADVGNATEKGGVANGSGGVVASGNVLTNDTDPDAGDTKTVTAVIFGATSGTLGTALSGTYGSLVLSASGAYSYAVNESNTAVQGLRQSTNTLSDVFSYTMRDTAGATATASLTVTIHGANDAPVLAVQTVAQNATVGSAFSFVLPTTTFTDVDSGETLTYSATAADGTALPAWLSFNATTRTFSGTPTASGTYGVKVTATDLGGLAANESFNVAVSTTATTYSLFSASSTPTQTNLNDGQQLELGVKFQSNVAGDVTGIKFYRSANDNGQNVVDLWTTTGTKLATATFASTTGSGWQTVNFTTPVTIAANTNYVASYHTTGGYVATDAFFATAVTNGPLTAQTSAVAGGNGVYTYGGSATAGIFPNATFNAANYYADVVFRPASTTPNTTPTAVADAGDATEKGGVANGSGGVVASGNVLTNDTDPDAGDTKTVTAVIFGATSGTLGTALSGTYGSLVLSASGAYSYAVNESNTAVQGLRQSTNTLSDVFSYTMRDTAGATATASLTVTIHGANDAPVLAVQTVAQNATVGSAFSFVLPTTTFTDVDSGETLTYSATAADGTALPAWLSFNATTRTFSGTPTASGTYGVKVTATDLGGLAANESFNVAVSTPGNTPPTAVADVGNATEKGGVANGSGGVVASGNVLTNDTDPDAGDTKTVTAVIFGATSGTLGTALSGTYGSLVLSASGAYSYAVNESNTAVQGLRQSTNTLSDVFSYTMRDTAGATATASLTVTIHGANDAPVLAVQTVAQNATVGSAFSFVLPTTTFTDVDSGETLTYSATAADGTALPAWLSFNATTRTFSGTPTASGTYGVKVTATDLGGLAANESFNVAVSTTATTYSLFSASSTPTQTNLNDGQQLELGVKFQSNVAGDVTGIKFYRSANDNGQNVVDLWTTTGTKLATATFASTTGSGWQTVNFTTPVTIAANTNYVASYHTTGGYVATDAFFATAVTNGPLTAQTSAVAGGNGVYAYGGSATTGLFPTNSYNSANYYADVVFRPQLVG; encoded by the coding sequence ATGTATCGCAACGCTCGCCGGTGGACTTCGCGCTCACTCCTGCTGGATTCGTTGGTTCCCCGATGGTTGACTGTCGGCGGAAAGGAAAGGCCGCGCAAGCCTGCCGGAAAGCACGGGGACGATGCTCAACTCGCGGCAGAGGTGCAAACGGCGGATGGAAACAAGCAGGCCCCCCTCGTCGGCGATCCCCATAAGGACGCGGCGCTCAACGAGCATGAGGTTGGGCAGAGCGCGGGCGTGAACGGCGACGCTGACGGTCGGGCCGACGACAGCCTCGTAGCGCCGCCCTTGCCTGACGCTTTCGCAATCAATCGCGAAATCGGAGAGCGAAGCGGTGATAGAGCCGCGTCCGTATTGTCAGTTCATATGCCGGATTTTGCCCATTTCGAGGGGAACGCGAACGGAGTTGCATTCGGGGCGGCATCACCCCTTTTACGCACCTACGCTGGGATGAACCTCATAGGCGACGATCCTTTGGCGCCGTATCTGCCGCAAAGCCCTTCACCGACAGCGTCGAGCCACGGTTCTGCCACCGTCGCTAGCGAGCGTGCACACTCGGGCAAAGTCGTCATTCTGGAATCGACGCCAACGGCGCAGACGACCGGGCAGCATGCTGGAGCAAATGCGCTGGCGTTTGGCATGCCCTTTGGTGTGTGCGGGTGCGGCTACTATACGTCCCCCACACGGATTCTCGATTGGGCCCATGGCGGCGCCTTGCTTCAGCAAGATGGTCAGTTGCCGGGAACAAGGCTGACCGAAGGACCGGACTATGTGGAGTCGATCAAGAAGGCCATCGGAGCCTCGGTCAGCGACCCGCTTCTCGATCGTAGCCTGTCTCCTCTCTCGGGCTGGCGCGGAACCGCAAATTGGACAGAATCAACGGCCCTGAACGGATCATTGCCAGGCGGCGGAGAGACCGGAAAGGGCACCACCACGAAAGGTGTCGGCATCCTTTCCGGCTCGGTGACGACGCCGCCTCAACCTTCTGCGCAGCGCTCGTTGACGACGCAAAATCTGGCGGCCGCTGCGGCGACGGCCAGCAACGCGATCGTGCTGGAAAACCAGAAGCAGGGTAATCCGGAAAGCGAGTGGGGCATCGACGGTGCCGGCAGCACCAACATCGAGGGGTTTGCGACTGACATCAGCGTCGACAACGGCAAGACCGTCAGCTTCAAGATCAACACCAATTCCACCAACTACCGGATCGATATATACCGGCTCGGCTATTATGGCGGCATGGGCGCGCGCAAGGTTGCGACCATGCAGCACACCGGATTGCAGACCCAGCCCAATCCGTTGCGCAATGCTACGACCGGCACGGTCGATGCCGGCAACTGGGCAGTCTCCGCCTCGTGGGCGGTACCTGATGATGCCGTCTCGGGCGTCTATATCGCCAAGCTCGTGCGCCAGGATGGCACCTCCGGCGAAAATCAGATCCCGTTCATCGTGCGCGACGATGCCAGCCACAGCGACATCGTTTTCCAGACCGCCGACGAGACCTGGCAGGCATACAACGGCTGGGGTGGTGCAAACTTCTACGGCGGCAACGGTCCGGCGACGGGGCAGGGGGCGGGTCGTGCCTATGCGGTCAGCTACAACAGGCCGATTGCGACCCGCGGCGGCGTCGGCACCTATGCCGGTCCGCAGGATTACCTGTTCGGCGCCGAATATGCGGGCATCTCCTGGCTGGAGCAGAACGGCTACGATGTTTCGTACATGTCGGGTGTCGACGCCGACCGTTATGGCAGCCTGTTGCTCAATCACAAGACTTATATCGATGCCGGGCACGACGAATACTGGTCGGGACAGCAGAGGACCAATGTCGAAGCCGCACGCGATGCGGGCGTCAATCTGATGTTCTGGAGCGGTAACGAGGTCTACTGGCGCACGCGTTGGGGCAATGCCTACAGCGCCGACGGAACGCCTTATCGCACCCTGATCTCCTACAAGGAGACATGGGGACCGCCCGGTACCAGCCTCGACCCTTCCGACCAATGGACCGGCACCTTCCGCGACCCACGCCTCAGCCCACCTGCTATCGGCGGCGGCAATCCTGAGAACTCGCTAACGGGTCAATTATTCAAGGTCGACGATGTCGGTAGCAATCTCGGCGCGATCACGGTCGGATATGACGACGCCAATCTGCGCTTCTGGCGCAATACGAGCGTCGCCAATCTCCAGCCTGGCCAGACGGCAACGCTCACCAAAAACTATCTTGGTTACGAATGGGACGAAGCGCCTGATAACGGCTTCGATCCGGCCGGCCTCGTCAAGCTGTCGTCGACGACGCTTCCGGTCAGCTCTTACTTGCTCGACTACGGAAACACGACCGGCAATGCGACCGCGACCCACAATCTGACGCTCTATCGTGCGCCGAGCGGTGCACTGGTGTTCGGGGCCGGCACAGTCTACTGGACATGGGGCCTGAGCGACAATCACGATAACGAGGCGACCGCAACCGATCCCCGCGTGCAGCAGGCAATGGTGAATTTGCTGGCCGACATGGGTATTCAGCCTGGGACGCTGCAATCCGGGCTCGCCGCCGCAACCGGTTCTACGGACCATGTTGCACCGACTTCCGTTATCACGGGGCCGTCAGCGGCGACGGTTGGCTCCACAGTCACGATTACAGGTACCGCCACCGATACGGGCGGCGGTGTCATCGCCAGTGTCGAGGTTTCGACCGACAATGGCGCGAGCTGGCATCCGGCGACAGGCGATGAGAACTGGACTTATACTTGGTCGCCGCAGGTCGCGGGCAGCTACACGATTCGGTCGCGGGCCGTCGACGATAACATCAACCTTGAAACACCCTCGACAGGACGCACGGTCACCGTGACCGGGGCAAGTTTTACCTCTCTCTTTGGCGCGGCGACGCCGGCGGTCGTCAATACCGACGATACGTCAGCCGTCGAGCTCGGTGTCAAATTCCAGACCTCCGTGGCAGGCACCGTCACCGGTATTCGTTTCTACAAGGGCAGCCTGGACACCGGTACGCATACAGGCTCACTGTGGTCGAGCACGGGTACGCGGGTTGCGACCCTCACCTTCACAAACGAGACCGCCAGCGGCTGGCAGACTGCCTATTTTACCAGCCCAGTGAGCCTGACGCCCGGGCAGACCTACACGGCATCCTATCACACCAATACCGGCAATTACTCGACAACCACCGACTACTTCATCGCCAATGTGACGAGCGGACCGCTGACGGCGCCAGCCAGCGGCAACGGCGTATACACCTATGGCAGCGCCAGCCTGTATCCGACGAGCACCTTCCAGTCGACGAACTATTGGGTCGATGTGATGTTCACGACGCCGAGCTCGAACACGACACCGACGGCAGTTGCCGATGTGGGTAATGCGACCGAGAAGGGCGGGGTGGCCAACGGTTCGGGCGGCGTGGTTGCTAGCGGCAACGTGCTGACCAACGACACCGATCCGGATGCCGGTGACACCAAGACCGTCACGGCAGTGATCTTTGGTGCGACATCAGGCACGCTCGGCACGGCACTGAGCGGCACCTATGGCAGTCTCGTGCTCAGTGCATCGGGCGCCTATAGTTATGCCGTCAACGAGAGCAATACCGCCGTCCAGGGGCTGCGCCAGTCGACCAACACGCTGAGCGATGTCTTCAGCTATACGATGCGCGATACCGCCGGCGCGACGGCCACGGCAAGTCTTACCGTCACCATCCATGGCGCCAACGATGCGCCGGTGCTGGCCGTCCAGACCGTCGCCCAGAATGCGACCGTGGGCTCGGCCTTCTCCTTCGTGCTGCCGACGACGACCTTCACCGATGTCGACAGCGGCGAGACGCTGACCTACTCAGCAACGGCTGCCGATGGCACGGCGCTGCCCGCCTGGCTGAGCTTCAATGCCACGACGCGGACTTTTTCCGGCACACCGACGGCATCGGGCACCTATGGCGTCAAGGTGACGGCGACAGATCTTGGCGGCCTTGCCGCCAACGAGAGCTTCAATGTCGCCGTGTCGACGCCTGGCAATACGCCGCCGACGGCAGTTGCCGATGTGGGTAATGCGACCGAGAAGGGCGGGGTGGCCAACGGTTCGGGCGGCGTGGTTGCTAGCGGCAACGTGCTGACCAACGACACCGATCCGGATGCCGGTGACACCAAGACCGTCACGGCAGTGATCTTTGGTGCGACATCAGGCACGCTCGGCACGGCACTGAGCGGCACCTATGGCAGTCTCGTGCTCAGTGCATCGGGCGCCTATAGTTATGCCGTCAACGAGAGCAATACCGCCGTCCAGGGGCTGCGCCAGTCGACCAACACGCTGAGCGATGTCTTCAGCTATACGATGCGCGATACCGCCGGCGCGACGGCCACGGCAAGTCTTACCGTCACCATCCATGGCGCCAACGATGCGCCGGTGCTGGCCGTCCAGACCGTCGCCCAGAATGCGACCGTGGGCTCGGCCTTCTCCTTCGTGCTGCCGACGACGACCTTCACCGATGTCGACAGCGGCGAGACGCTGACCTACTCAGCAACGGCTGCCGATGGCACGGCGCTGCCCGCCTGGCTGAGCTTCAATGCCACGACGCGGACTTTTTCCGGCACACCGACGGCATCGGGCACCTATGGCGTCAAGGTGACGGCGACAGATCTTGGCGGCCTTGCCGCCAACGAGAGCTTCAATGTCGCCGTGTCGACGACGGCAACGACCTACAGCCTGTTCTCCGCCTCCAGCACGCCGACCCAGACGAACCTCAACGATGGTCAGCAGCTCGAGCTTGGCGTCAAGTTCCAGTCGAATGTTGCCGGTGACGTTACCGGCATCAAGTTCTACCGCAGCGCCAACGACAACGGCCAGAACGTCGTCGACCTGTGGACCACGACGGGCACCAAGCTCGCCACCGCCACCTTCGCCAGCACCACAGGGAGCGGTTGGCAGACGGTGAACTTCACAACGCCCGTCACCATCGCCGCCAATACCAACTATGTCGCGTCCTACCACACCACCGGAGGCTACGTGGCAACGGATGCCTTCTTCGCCACTGCCGTCACCAACGGTCCGTTGACGGCCCAAACAAGCGCGGTCGCCGGTGGCAACGGCGTATACACCTATGGCGGCTCCGCTACCGCAGGCATTTTCCCGAATGCCACCTTCAACGCCGCCAACTACTATGCCGATGTGGTCTTCCGCCCGGCATCGACAACGCCGAACACGACACCGACGGCAGTTGCCGATGCGGGTGATGCGACCGAGAAGGGCGGGGTGGCCAACGGTTCGGGCGGCGTGGTTGCTAGCGGCAACGTGCTGACCAACGACACCGATCCGGATGCCGGTGACACCAAGACCGTCACGGCAGTGATCTTTGGTGCGACATCAGGCACGCTCGGCACGGCACTGAGCGGCACCTATGGCAGTCTCGTGCTCAGTGCATCGGGCGCCTATAGTTATGCCGTCAACGAGAGCAATACCGCCGTCCAGGGGCTGCGCCAGTCGACCAACACGCTGAGCGATGTCTTCAGCTATACGATGCGCGATACCGCCGGCGCGACGGCCACGGCAAGTCTTACCGTCACCATCCATGGCGCCAACGATGCGCCGGTGCTGGCCGTCCAGACCGTCGCCCAGAATGCGACCGTGGGCTCGGCCTTCTCCTTCGTGCTGCCGACGACGACCTTCACCGATGTCGACAGCGGCGAGACGCTGACCTACTCAGCAACGGCTGCCGATGGCACGGCGCTGCCCGCCTGGCTGAGCTTCAATGCCACGACGCGGACTTTTTCCGGCACACCGACGGCATCGGGCACCTATGGCGTCAAGGTGACGGCGACAGATCTTGGCGGCCTTGCCGCCAACGAGAGCTTCAATGTCGCCGTGTCGACGCCTGGCAATACGCCGCCGACGGCAGTTGCCGATGTGGGTAATGCGACCGAGAAGGGCGGGGTGGCCAACGGTTCGGGCGGCGTGGTTGCTAGCGGCAACGTGCTGACCAACGACACCGATCCGGATGCCGGTGACACCAAGACCGTCACGGCAGTGATCTTTGGTGCGACATCAGGCACGCTCGGCACGGCACTGAGCGGCACCTATGGCAGTCTCGTGCTCAGTGCATCGGGCGCCTATAGTTATGCCGTCAACGAGAGCAATACCGCCGTCCAGGGGCTGCGCCAGTCGACCAACACGCTGAGCGATGTCTTCAGCTATACGATGCGCGATACCGCCGGCGCGACGGCCACGGCAAGTCTTACCGTCACCATCCATGGCGCCAACGATGCGCCGGTGCTGGCCGTCCAGACCGTCGCCCAGAATGCGACCGTGGGCTCGGCCTTCTCCTTCGTGCTGCCGACGACGACCTTCACCGATGTCGACAGCGGCGAGACGCTGACCTACTCAGCAACGGCTGCCGATGGCACGGCGCTGCCCGCCTGGCTGAGCTTCAATGCCACGACGCGGACTTTTTCCGGCACACCGACGGCATCGGGCACCTATGGCGTCAAGGTGACGGCGACAGATCTTGGCGGCCTTGCCGCCAACGAGAGCTTCAATGTCGCCGTGTCGACGACGGCAACGACCTACAGCCTGTTCTCCGCCTCCAGCACGCCGACCCAGACGAACCTCAACGATGGTCAGCAGCTCGAGCTTGGCGTCAAGTTCCAGTCGAATGTTGCCGGTGACGTTACCGGCATCAAGTTCTACCGCAGCGCCAACGACAACGGCCAGAACGTCGTCGACCTGTGGACCACGACGGGCACCAAGCTCGCCACCGCCACCTTCGCCAGCACCACAGGGAGCGGTTGGCAGACGGTGAACTTCACAACGCCCGTCACCATCGCCGCCAATACCAACTATGTCGCGTCCTACCACACCACCGGAGGCTACGTGGCAACGGATGCCTTCTTCGCCACTGCCGTCACCAACGGTCCGTTGACGGCCCAAACAAGCGCGGTCGCCGGTGGCAACGGTGTCTATGCGTATGGCGGCTCCGCCACCACAGGTCTCTTCCCGACCAACTCATACAATTCGGCGAATTACTATGCCGACGTTGTCTTCCGGCCGCAGCTCGTCGGGTAA
- a CDS encoding polysaccharide biosynthesis/export family protein encodes MNLSHRAPSVFFRATFVVSALVFLAGAVSPAVADSAPLAPQTRIRLTIVQWIQSKGQFERWDGIGGDYTVSDAGTVSLPFLGALSVGNLDNASLTNEIAKRLQAKMGLAQAPAVTIDILDYPSIYVVGDVVAPGEYKFRSGLSVLQSLAMSGGPLRAAAQQQSQTIRLAGDLQEIDHSLLRGSAKLARLQAEMADAKEIAFDPPPAADRQYAESIDQEERVIFQARANALDKQSVALVELRNLLTAEIDTLEEKLKGSDDNIQSVEEQLTSVKTLVQKGLTITSRQMDLERLLTTYRSDRLDLVTAIMRGRQAINETTRNLEGLSDTRRSEVASEVQAEKANLDQLKLKRDTTQQLLLEEFSNGANVNDRREELPLTFVVNRRDKGQVNQFQASETTELAPGDVIRVTRGRIADAPSEDAAAPPVQTEAHVSQVSR; translated from the coding sequence ATGAATCTATCGCACCGCGCCCCTAGCGTGTTCTTTCGCGCGACGTTTGTCGTCAGCGCACTCGTCTTTCTCGCCGGGGCTGTGTCGCCCGCTGTTGCCGACAGCGCCCCCTTGGCTCCACAAACGAGAATCCGCCTGACGATCGTCCAATGGATCCAGTCCAAAGGCCAGTTTGAGCGATGGGATGGGATTGGAGGCGACTATACGGTTTCGGATGCAGGTACGGTCTCCCTACCCTTTCTGGGGGCGCTGTCGGTTGGAAATCTGGACAATGCGAGCCTCACCAACGAGATTGCCAAGCGCCTTCAGGCGAAGATGGGTCTGGCCCAGGCACCTGCAGTGACCATCGATATCCTCGACTATCCGTCCATTTACGTCGTCGGAGACGTGGTGGCGCCGGGAGAATACAAGTTTCGCTCCGGCCTCAGCGTCCTGCAATCCCTGGCCATGAGCGGCGGCCCGTTGCGGGCTGCGGCACAGCAGCAATCGCAGACGATCAGGCTTGCCGGCGATTTGCAGGAAATCGACCATTCGCTGCTGCGCGGTTCGGCAAAGCTCGCGCGGCTGCAAGCGGAGATGGCCGACGCGAAGGAGATCGCCTTCGATCCGCCGCCCGCTGCCGATCGGCAATATGCCGAGAGTATCGACCAGGAGGAGCGGGTCATTTTTCAGGCCCGTGCAAACGCGCTGGACAAGCAGTCGGTGGCGCTCGTCGAATTGCGCAATCTCTTGACGGCGGAAATCGATACACTGGAAGAAAAGCTGAAAGGTTCGGATGACAATATCCAGTCGGTCGAAGAGCAACTGACGAGCGTGAAGACGCTGGTCCAGAAGGGGCTTACGATCACCTCACGCCAGATGGATCTGGAACGATTGCTCACCACCTATCGCTCCGACCGGCTCGACCTCGTGACTGCCATCATGCGGGGCCGCCAGGCGATCAACGAGACGACGCGCAATCTCGAGGGACTTTCCGACACTCGCCGCAGCGAGGTCGCTTCCGAGGTGCAGGCGGAAAAAGCCAATCTCGATCAGCTCAAATTGAAGCGCGACACCACGCAACAACTGCTTCTCGAAGAATTTTCGAACGGCGCCAACGTGAATGACCGCCGTGAAGAACTCCCTCTGACGTTCGTCGTGAACCGGCGGGACAAGGGACAAGTCAATCAATTCCAGGCCTCCGAAACGACCGAGCTAGCGCCGGGCGACGTGATCAGGGTAACCCGAGGCCGCATCGCCGATGCGCCGTCCGAAGACGCCGCTGCCCCGCCTGTTCAGACCGAGGCGCATGTCAGTCAGGTAAGCCGGTGA
- a CDS encoding GTP-binding protein — MNRIERLPVTVLAGFLGAGKTTLLSHVLNNRQGLRVAVIVNDMSEVNIDASLIRDGGCNLSHTTETLIELSNGCICCTLRNDLLTEVRRLAEDRRYDYLLIEGTGIAEPLPIAATFSFRDENGVSLADFARLDTMVTVVDAANLLADYSSADLLADRGLQRDGEDRRTLIDLLVDQIEFADVVVINKISEATEGIRAEVRKIISALNPDARQVETDFGEVSLATLLNTGLFDEAKAAAHPLWHKELYSHDKHVPETEEYGVSSFVYRTRRPFDPKRFRAFLDEPWPGVIRAKGHFWLATRPRHVGLMSAAGVQRRCEPMGLWWAAVPRQDWPGHQQFRQHLESRWDSAWGDRRQELVFIGVDMDEIGVRTALDGCLASADPRDWATLEDPFPAW, encoded by the coding sequence ATGAACAGGATCGAGCGGCTCCCGGTAACCGTGCTGGCCGGCTTCCTCGGCGCTGGTAAGACGACGCTCCTCAGCCACGTCCTCAATAACCGTCAGGGCCTGAGGGTCGCCGTCATCGTCAACGATATGAGCGAAGTGAACATAGACGCCAGTCTCATTCGAGACGGCGGCTGCAACCTGTCGCATACGACGGAGACATTGATCGAGCTCAGCAATGGCTGCATATGCTGCACCCTGCGCAACGACCTGCTGACGGAAGTACGACGGCTGGCCGAAGACCGGCGATACGACTATCTGTTGATAGAAGGTACCGGCATTGCCGAGCCGCTCCCGATTGCGGCAACCTTTTCCTTCCGCGACGAGAACGGCGTCTCGCTCGCCGATTTTGCCAGGCTCGACACAATGGTCACCGTGGTCGACGCTGCAAACCTGTTAGCCGACTACAGCAGTGCCGATTTGCTTGCCGACCGCGGCCTGCAGCGCGACGGTGAGGACCGGCGCACACTCATCGATCTGCTGGTGGATCAGATCGAGTTTGCCGATGTCGTCGTGATCAACAAGATCTCGGAGGCGACCGAAGGGATCCGCGCGGAAGTTCGCAAGATCATTTCTGCACTCAACCCCGACGCACGCCAGGTGGAGACGGATTTCGGTGAGGTTTCGCTCGCAACCCTCCTCAATACGGGCCTCTTTGATGAAGCAAAGGCGGCAGCGCACCCGTTGTGGCACAAGGAACTGTACAGCCATGATAAGCATGTTCCGGAGACGGAGGAATACGGGGTCTCGAGCTTTGTCTATCGCACGAGGCGCCCCTTCGACCCCAAGCGGTTTCGAGCATTCCTGGACGAGCCGTGGCCGGGGGTGATCCGCGCCAAAGGCCATTTCTGGCTTGCCACGCGCCCGCGTCACGTTGGCCTAATGTCGGCCGCTGGCGTGCAACGGCGCTGCGAGCCCATGGGGCTTTGGTGGGCAGCCGTGCCCCGGCAGGACTGGCCGGGCCATCAGCAGTTTCGTCAGCATCTTGAGAGCCGGTGGGACAGCGCTTGGGGCGACCGCCGGCAGGAATTGGTTTTTATCGGCGTTGATATGGACGAGATAGGTGTACGGACCGCGCTGGACGGATGCCTCGCCAGCGCCGATCCGCGCGACTGGGCCACCCTCGAGGATCCGTTTCCGGCCTGGTAG